The sequence CCTCTAAACCTAGAAAGTTCAAAGTAGCTGATATCGAAAACCAACTTACATATTTGTTGCCAGTTGGTAATCCCAGTAAAAATCATACAAATGTTGGTGAAAAAAGAAAACGTCCCCCTAATTGTCGTCACAACTGGACTAAAATTTCTATTTTTCGAAAACTTGTGTATTGGAAATATCTTCCACTGCAACACAACTTGGATGTCATGCATATTGAAAAGAATGTGTTGGAGGCtattttgggtaccttattatagaATGACAAGTCCAAAGACACTCACAATGCACGAGTTGACTTGGAAAAATTGGGTATTCGAAAAGATTTGTGGCTCAAACCTAACACCAAAAGTAAAAAAGATGGACAATTCTTCAAACCTCTTCCCAAATACTCTTTAAAACCCGAAGACAGGGTAAGTTTTTGTAAATTCATTTAAGAAGTAAAACTTCCAGATGGGTTTGGATCAAACTTCAGGCACAAAGTGAACAAGGAAAATACCAACATTACGAACATGAAATCTCATGATTGCCATATCATGATGCAACGATTATTACCGGTCGGAATTAACGCGTTTTTGGACGAAACCATCTCTACACCAATAATGCAGCTATGCGCATTCTTTAAGCAAATTTGTGCTCGAGAGTTAATGGTGGCAGACATGTTGAAAGCTCAAAAACAATTGATTAAACTGTTATGTATTCTCGAGTTAATTTACCCTCCTGCTTTTTTTGACATAATGATTCATTTGGTGATGCATTTACCAGAAGAGGCTATATATGGAGGGCCTGTTTACATGAGGTGGATGTATCCAATTGAGAGATACATGAAAAAACTCAAAAATTATGTTAGAAATTAAGCTAAGCCTGAAGGTTGTATAGCTGAGGGGTACGTTACCGATGAAGCATTAACTGCATGTTCAATGTCTCTTGAAGGTATACAGACGAGATTTAATCGTCCTGACAGATATGTGGACGGGCCAATTAGGTCATGTAAGTTTCGTGTGTTCAACTCGTTATGTAAATTTATCAGTAAAGGTGTGTTCGAATCTCTGGCCCGGGATGTTCAGGATAAACTTCACTGTATGTACTCGACAATTGTTCTGACATCGAAGAATACAAAAAGTAAGTCATTATACTAAAATATGAATTTATAATGACTTAACTGTGTAAACGTTGATCATACTAACAATTCTCTTTGAACATTTACAGTCAGTTTAAAGCAGAGAACCCCAATATGGACATGAAAACAAATTTTCCTAGTTGGTTCACCAACCAGGTAAaatcattgtatatatatatatatatatatatatatatatatatatatatatatatatatatatatatatatatatatatatatatatatatatatatttaatttacatttGATAACTATTTTTTAATAGATACGTAAACTACGGTCAGTTGACGGATCGAAGTATAGCGATGAATTGATCTGTCTATCTGAAGGACCGGTGGGTACCACAAACCATTACAGTGTCTGCAATGTGAATGGTGTCAGGTTTGTGGTTAGCAATCGCGATGATCGATGCACAACACAAAATAATGGAATTGAAACACTCGCAGATGCCGGTGCTCGTGTCTCTAAGTATTATGGTCGGTTGGAAGATATTGTTGAGTTGCATTAAGGTGGTGCATTTAGTGTTGTGTTATTCAGATGCCGGTGGTTCAATACTGAGAACACCCGGAATCGTAAACGTACAGTTAAAGTGAATAACATAACTAATATTGACACGAAAGATGAGTGGTACCAAAATGATCAACACATTTTTGCAACACAAGCTCAACAAGTCTTTTACATCGACGATCCTTCACAAACCTCTAGCAGCTGGAAGGTCGTTCATGAGGTACATCATCGAAAAATCTGGGATAGGGACATTATCGAAGACACCATACGGGATGTTGTACACGAAACCAATTCATCCGATCTTAGCCTTGATGCAGATTTAgatagggttaaagccaaaaataggctacaaacttacacaaatgtaccgatgtcgcccacaaactcatttatgtcctactgtcgcctacaaactttcaaaaaatgtgctaatatcaacattttatagtcttgacctgttacatactaattttgacctgataTTTTTTTTTGTACATTGTTTTTAAGAATTAAGATCTAATCCACGAACAACACGTGTTGATTTTAACCAGTTTAGCCgatagcaagtcatttttgtttacattggtacactttttgaaagtatttgtttacatcggtacactttttgaaagtttgtaggcgacagtaggacggaaatgagtttgtgggcgacatcggtacatttgtgtaagtttgtagcctatttttggctttaacccattTAGATAATATGACTTAAACAAATATGAGTGTACCCGGAGAATCAATACCAATTCAGTTTAATCCACCAACACATGAAGTTAATCCACCAACACatgaagttaatgatgatgatgaagttgttgttgatgatgatgatgatgacgacgatgatgacatttgttagggaatgagcatggttttattGCTCGGATTATGGATTTGATAAATccagggtgacgatttagttgttaaaggcaattcagtgggaagaattgcttaggaaagtcggttgggacttatgtttgaggaccgtgaagtgtggaccgttaggttaagtgacgaggatcatgaggacgtgatcgaatctaagtgggggagagttgtaacaccccattttttccCGTATATGATTTAAAGGTGAATTGGGTATGTAAGATAGGCGTATAAAAGGTTCGAGGCTTATTCGTATGTTGAAGTtgtacgcgagaaaaatgaatcagaTCGTGCAGGGTGTCGCGGCGCTACAagtgaggccgcggcgcggcgtttcgtgTAAATCTGGGTCAGAAAGCACGTAAACAAAAGCACCAGTTCAGGGCAATTCTCGCGGCTCGacgtttaaggccgcggcgcggcaatgtgaGCGGACTGGTCCCTGTTTTCGCAATATTTAAGTAAAGTGAGGGGCAAATTGGTCATTTCGCATTTGAGCCAGATGGGGATCTTAAATctggtccacccatttcatttctcacttttaattttccttttcttttcatttttcctctcaaaactcaaacacccaattgaattcaaagggatttttggaaaggaagaatcgGGAATTGATCCTTGGCATAGttaacaagtttgttctcctcgttcttagctacacggtgatactagtggttcgcgtgatggcggctcgggtaagcatggggattagagatcctggctaggttgctttagaagatcttgcttttggactcgattaggatttgggtagcgtagtcccaaatcaccatgctcggttttgttggaaattaaactagtcgggtcgtgtatgtccatttggacaattaattaatgtattaaatgttttaaggtttattaaaccttctattgtattaaagatgtttatagaaacacaattgggacctaatgtgttatttaaagcgtattaaaaggaaaaaattttatgggccggttttaatactggttgggttgttacaagtggtatcagagcatggtctaagggatttaggcgacttgagataggtgcctagacttagacttttgtgtgtgcttattgttgcaagacttgtaggattacgggtcggaataggttatagttagtgccttgtttgtaggtggactaactaggatttttggcttgtgttgtgatgctattcccttgcgtgtgtttatatcgcgtggaatcgtcgttgtgttggttatatcatcgagcgaggcggtcgttgtactaacgagttgagacgacatgtgtgcgtaataag comes from Rutidosis leptorrhynchoides isolate AG116_Rl617_1_P2 chromosome 4, CSIRO_AGI_Rlap_v1, whole genome shotgun sequence and encodes:
- the LOC139841351 gene encoding uncharacterized protein encodes the protein MKAMLIWTINDYPAHSILFGWSGQGYKACPTCNEDTPAMRVKNKIVFVSHRPNLESNHPYRESLEFNGKVDHTSKPRKFKVADIENQLTYLLPVGNPSKNHTNVGEKRKRPPNCRHNWTKISIFRKLVYWKYLPLQHNLDVMHIEKNVLEAILDGFGSNFRHKVNKENTNITNMKSHDCHIMMQRLLPVGINAFLDETISTPIMQLCAFFKQICARELMVADMLKAQKQLIKLLCILELIYPPAFFDIMIHLVMHLPEEAIYGGPVYMRWMYPIERYMKKLKNYVYRRDLIVLTDMWTGQLGHVSFVCSTRYVNLSVKVCSNLWPGMFRINFTFKAENPNMDMKTNFPSWFTNQIRKLRSVDGSKYSDELICLSEGPVGTTNHYSVCNVNGVRFVVSNRDDRCTTQNNGIETLADAGARVSKYYGRLEDIVELH